Proteins encoded in a region of the Deefgea piscis genome:
- a CDS encoding c-type cytochrome has protein sequence MKTIRWAVLSLALLQGAAIAAPVEAMLKSKNCMACHSVDNKIVGPAFKAIAAKYKGDKNAVTLLAGKIQKGSVGVWGPVPMGPNMITGDEAKQLATWILAQK, from the coding sequence ATGAAAACCATTCGTTGGGCTGTGTTGAGTTTGGCGCTACTGCAAGGCGCTGCGATCGCGGCACCGGTTGAGGCGATGTTAAAGTCAAAAAACTGTATGGCTTGCCACTCGGTCGATAATAAGATTGTTGGCCCAGCATTTAAAGCGATTGCCGCCAAATATAAAGGCGATAAAAATGCGGTGACATTGCTGGCCGGTAAAATTCAAAAAGGCAGTGTTGGCGTTTGGGGCCCAGTGCCAATGGGGCCAAATATGATTACTGGTGACGAAGCCAAGCAATTGGCGACATGGATCTTGGCGCAAAAATAA
- the msrP gene encoding protein-methionine-sulfoxide reductase catalytic subunit MsrP: MLIRQPSDIFPSEITPQSVFLNRRQFMLAGASSLLLTAEAVAGLNAKPSALSIKESPNSLKQITTYNNYYEFGTDKADPALYAGQLKTKPWQIVVSGELGQSRTYSIDDLLKVAALEERIYRLRCVEGWSMVIPWVGIPLASVLKQVSPTSKAKFVAFETLNDPKQMPGQRSRVLEWPYREGLRIDEAMHPLTILAVGLYGEVLPNQNGAPVRLVVPWKYGFKSIKSVVSIRLQERQPATSWNLSAPNEYGFYSNVNPDVAHPRWSQAKERRIGEFLKRDTLPFNGYGPQVASMYQGMDLRKFF, translated from the coding sequence ATGCTTATTCGTCAACCTAGCGATATTTTTCCGTCAGAGATAACGCCGCAATCGGTATTTCTAAATCGTCGCCAGTTTATGTTGGCGGGGGCGAGTTCTTTATTGCTCACGGCAGAGGCCGTGGCCGGATTAAATGCCAAGCCAAGTGCGTTGTCGATTAAAGAGTCGCCCAATAGTTTGAAGCAAATCACAACTTACAATAATTATTATGAGTTCGGTACCGACAAAGCTGATCCGGCTTTATATGCCGGGCAGCTAAAAACTAAGCCGTGGCAGATTGTGGTGAGTGGCGAGCTGGGGCAGTCGCGGACTTACAGTATCGATGACTTGTTAAAGGTGGCAGCGTTGGAAGAACGTATCTACCGCTTACGCTGTGTAGAGGGGTGGTCCATGGTGATACCTTGGGTGGGTATTCCGTTGGCCAGTGTCTTAAAACAAGTGAGCCCCACGTCAAAAGCTAAGTTTGTGGCGTTTGAAACGCTAAATGACCCCAAGCAAATGCCCGGTCAGCGTAGCCGTGTACTTGAATGGCCTTACCGTGAAGGCTTACGCATTGATGAGGCGATGCATCCATTGACCATTTTGGCGGTGGGTTTATATGGTGAAGTGCTACCTAATCAAAATGGCGCGCCAGTTCGCTTGGTGGTGCCATGGAAATATGGTTTTAAAAGCATCAAGTCGGTGGTGAGTATTCGCTTGCAAGAGCGGCAGCCGGCAACCAGTTGGAATCTAAGTGCGCCCAATGAATATGGTTTTTATTCCAATGTGAATCCCGACGTGGCGCATCCACGTTGGAGCCAAGCGAAAGAGCGGCGTATTGGTGAGTTTTTAAAGCGCGATACGCTGCCATTTAATGGCTATGGCCCGCAAGTGGCGTCGATGTATCAAGGGATGGATTTGCGTAAGTTTTTTTAA
- a CDS encoding sulfite oxidase heme-binding subunit YedZ yields the protein MQRIINEDLRPIPIMWRDRLSGFLPRPSKVLLFVVCLIPLARSLVLSLEAVNPVEFFTRSTGTWALVALLLTLSITPLRQLTGYSRLIDYRRMLGLFTFFYALLHFMTYVWLDQFFDWSAIGQDILKRPFVTVGFAAFVLLIPLAVTSTKGWMRRLKRNWARLHRLVYAIAILGVVHYLWLVKADLTTPLIYAAVLAVLLGWRVLHRVR from the coding sequence ATGCAACGCATTATCAATGAAGACTTAAGGCCGATACCTATAATGTGGCGAGATAGGCTCAGCGGTTTTTTGCCACGTCCAAGCAAAGTACTGTTGTTTGTAGTCTGCCTGATTCCTTTGGCGCGCTCGCTGGTGCTGAGTTTGGAGGCGGTTAATCCGGTGGAGTTTTTTACTCGCTCGACGGGTACATGGGCGCTGGTGGCGCTACTGCTGACCTTAAGCATTACGCCGTTACGGCAGTTGACGGGGTATTCACGTTTAATTGACTACCGCCGCATGTTGGGCTTGTTTACCTTTTTTTATGCGTTGTTGCATTTCATGACGTATGTTTGGCTGGATCAGTTTTTTGATTGGTCGGCAATTGGCCAAGATATTTTAAAACGGCCTTTTGTTACTGTGGGCTTTGCGGCTTTTGTGTTGTTAATTCCGCTGGCGGTAACGTCAACTAAGGGTTGGATGCGGCGCTTAAAACGCAACTGGGCACGTTTGCATCGCTTGGTGTATGCCATCGCGATTTTGGGTGTAGTGCATTATCTCTGGCTGGTGAAGGCCGACCTCACTACGCCGTTGATTTATGCTGCCGTGTTGGCAGTGTTGTTGGGCTGGCGTGTGCTGCATCGAGTTCGTTAG
- a CDS encoding hybrid sensor histidine kinase/response regulator, giving the protein MNHFKFRTTFCIVIGVLSLVSILVLSYEFKAQKLLNEFNSPAQQKLIKEARSGNRLFSFVVRAVDDAIKSPTPENLIAVKAAFAEFATLIRHYDSGQFSEYSNNPKFNANIAPLVQWAQKTEQSLPNLSAAQLPALASSMERVAPHLRIVVSSIDAQYNAGLEAKKDIFTSFSRYRFSLIVLLLTLMSGFAYFALRTLWRNQQTLVQLKAAEQSAQAANQAKSLFLASISHEMRTPLTTILGYAELAQANANSSNPAYLQHIIQASRHLQTLLGNVLDMSKIEAGHFALNPSQLDMPALMNDLQATFQPMARNKNLTLSISADPIPDNVWLDTGKWRQILINLLCNAIKFSDQGCITCHISAKALTEQRITLQAIVTDQGMGIDAEEMSSVFRPFEQTASGRIKGGTGLGLALSKEYALNMAGDLSFTSQPQQGSTFTCTVQADIQAYCAQNPAPQCSLQGLCILLVEDQEVNRDLMRQILCLANANVIEARHGQEALSLLDQNPHINMLVIDRNMPELDGIATLEIMRQRGNFLPALMVSAGLRPSDTEIQRIGLNGWLGKPFAAKDLIHAIASLTQHSSTQHSNTAFIDAHSTGEPDNSELAYFNPQAQTRLGFSPERFFTISEKGLKRIHEIIQQLANQPDPQESCRLAHSGKGIALQIGADRIAQCLAHIEQHPSQYQTAQLAELDVEIKLTQHAISEHHQRQTQSA; this is encoded by the coding sequence TTGAATCACTTCAAATTTCGCACGACTTTTTGCATTGTGATCGGCGTATTGAGCTTGGTCTCAATTTTAGTTTTAAGTTATGAATTTAAAGCGCAAAAGTTACTCAACGAATTTAACTCCCCAGCGCAGCAAAAGCTGATTAAAGAAGCGCGCTCGGGCAATCGCCTATTTAGTTTTGTCGTACGCGCCGTCGACGATGCCATCAAGAGCCCTACGCCGGAAAACCTTATCGCAGTCAAAGCTGCGTTTGCTGAGTTTGCCACGCTAATCCGCCATTACGACAGTGGCCAATTTAGCGAATACTCTAACAATCCCAAATTTAATGCAAACATTGCGCCACTGGTGCAATGGGCGCAAAAAACCGAGCAATCGCTACCTAATCTTAGTGCGGCGCAATTACCCGCCTTGGCCAGCAGCATGGAGCGAGTCGCCCCCCACTTACGGATTGTCGTCTCTTCGATTGATGCACAATACAATGCCGGCTTAGAAGCCAAAAAAGACATATTTACTAGTTTTAGTCGCTACCGCTTCAGCCTGATTGTCTTGCTGCTGACGCTGATGAGTGGCTTTGCTTATTTTGCGCTGCGCACTTTATGGCGCAACCAACAAACACTAGTCCAACTCAAAGCCGCAGAACAAAGTGCGCAAGCGGCCAATCAAGCCAAAAGCCTTTTTTTGGCCTCAATTAGCCACGAAATGCGCACCCCGCTCACCACCATTTTGGGCTACGCCGAATTAGCCCAAGCCAACGCCAATAGCAGCAACCCAGCCTATTTACAGCACATTATTCAAGCCAGCCGCCACTTACAAACCCTGCTGGGCAATGTGCTCGACATGAGTAAAATTGAAGCGGGACACTTTGCTCTCAACCCCAGTCAGTTAGATATGCCGGCGCTAATGAACGATTTACAGGCTACTTTCCAACCCATGGCGCGCAACAAAAACTTAACCCTATCGATTAGCGCCGACCCCATCCCCGACAATGTCTGGCTAGATACCGGAAAATGGCGGCAAATCCTGATTAACTTATTATGCAATGCGATTAAGTTTTCTGACCAAGGTTGCATTACCTGCCACATCAGCGCCAAAGCCCTCACCGAACAACGCATCACTTTGCAAGCCATCGTTACAGACCAAGGCATGGGCATTGATGCCGAAGAAATGAGCAGTGTTTTTAGGCCTTTTGAGCAAACCGCCAGCGGGCGCATTAAAGGGGGCACAGGCCTTGGTTTAGCGCTCAGTAAAGAATATGCGCTCAATATGGCTGGCGATTTAAGCTTTACCAGCCAGCCACAACAAGGCAGCACATTCACCTGTACTGTACAGGCCGATATTCAAGCCTATTGCGCGCAAAACCCCGCACCGCAATGCTCGCTGCAAGGCTTATGTATTTTGTTGGTTGAAGACCAAGAAGTAAATCGCGACCTCATGCGACAAATTTTATGCCTAGCCAACGCCAACGTCATCGAGGCGCGACATGGGCAAGAGGCACTCAGCCTGTTAGACCAAAACCCTCATATCAATATGCTGGTGATTGACCGCAATATGCCCGAGCTAGACGGCATTGCCACACTCGAGATTATGCGTCAGCGCGGCAACTTTTTACCGGCGCTAATGGTCAGCGCAGGGCTGCGCCCGAGCGACACTGAAATTCAACGCATTGGCCTTAATGGCTGGCTTGGCAAACCGTTTGCCGCCAAAGATCTAATCCACGCCATTGCCAGCCTGACGCAGCACAGCAGCACCCAACATTCAAACACCGCTTTTATTGATGCTCACAGCACTGGCGAGCCAGACAATAGCGAGCTCGCTTACTTCAATCCACAAGCCCAAACCCGACTAGGGTTTAGTCCGGAACGTTTTTTTACCATTAGCGAAAAAGGGCTCAAGCGCATTCATGAAATTATTCAGCAACTGGCTAATCAGCCAGACCCACAAGAGAGCTGCCGATTAGCGCATAGCGGCAAAGGCATTGCCTTGCAAATTGGCGCCGACCGGATCGCCCAATGCCTAGCCCATATCGAACAACACCCTAGCCAATACCAAACCGCACAATTGGCTGAACTGGATGTTGAAATCAAACTCACCCAGCACGCCATCAGCGAGCACCATCAACGCCAAACGCAATCAGCTTAG
- the recG gene encoding ATP-dependent DNA helicase RecG produces the protein MSSLTPAQQQRLHKLGIQREFDLILHLPLRYEDETHLYPIADAPMGSPVLVEGEVLSCEVNYKPRKQLNARVKDASGSLVVRLMNFYPSQVQQLAVGKRVRLYGDLRHGYFGTEMVHPKVRVGGEVSLQEALSPIYPTTAGLSQAQLATWIGKALANTPMPDTLSDAILAPLQLPDFASSVRLLHAPTPDTPKILLTARTHPAWQRLKFDELLAQQLSLRLARAVRREKTAPKINPDGRLGAQLIANLPFDLTAAQKRVLLEITQDLAQAHPMQRLLQGDVGAGKTIVAAVAACHAIEAGFQVAMLAPTEILAEQHFQKLSAWLTPLGVNVVWLTGSLKAKAKREAIAAASDGSAQLLVGTHAIFQASVAFQNLGLAIVDEQHRFGVQQRLALREKGQSPHQLMMSATPIPRTLAMSFYADLDVSVIDELPPGRTPIITKLISDARRDEVIERIAAKVLEGRQVYWVCPLIEESETLQLQTAVDTHAQLSEELEGIAVGLLHGKMKPEEKAATMAAFSRNEIQVLIATTVIEVGVDVPNASLMVIEHAERMGLSQLHQLRGRVGRGAHASLCILLYTTPLSETAKARLKVIFEHTDGFEIARQDLHIRGPGDMAGIKQSGVPMLRFADLETDADLLELARDSAETILQHHVNLAQPHLDRWLPGREALLKV, from the coding sequence ATGAGCTCACTGACACCCGCCCAACAGCAGCGCCTCCATAAACTGGGGATACAGCGCGAATTTGATTTGATCTTGCATTTGCCGCTGCGCTACGAAGACGAAACCCATCTGTACCCGATTGCCGATGCGCCAATGGGTAGCCCAGTCTTGGTGGAAGGTGAAGTCTTGTCGTGCGAAGTCAATTACAAGCCGCGCAAACAACTCAATGCCCGCGTCAAAGACGCCAGCGGTTCATTGGTGGTGCGACTGATGAATTTTTACCCTAGCCAAGTGCAGCAATTGGCCGTTGGCAAGCGTGTGCGACTGTATGGCGATTTACGCCACGGCTACTTTGGTACCGAGATGGTCCACCCCAAAGTTCGCGTTGGTGGCGAAGTCAGCCTGCAAGAGGCCTTAAGCCCGATCTACCCCACCACGGCGGGTTTATCGCAAGCGCAACTGGCCACATGGATAGGCAAAGCCTTGGCCAATACGCCCATGCCCGACACACTGAGCGACGCCATTTTAGCGCCACTGCAATTGCCCGACTTTGCCAGCAGCGTGCGCTTATTACATGCACCCACCCCCGACACCCCCAAAATACTACTCACAGCCCGCACGCATCCGGCCTGGCAAAGGCTTAAGTTTGATGAATTACTCGCCCAGCAATTGTCGCTGCGCTTAGCGCGCGCCGTGCGCCGCGAAAAAACCGCCCCAAAAATCAATCCCGACGGTCGACTTGGCGCGCAACTTATTGCCAATCTGCCGTTTGATCTGACCGCCGCGCAAAAACGCGTCTTACTCGAGATCACCCAAGATTTAGCCCAAGCGCATCCTATGCAGCGCTTGCTGCAAGGCGATGTGGGCGCGGGTAAAACCATTGTCGCCGCCGTGGCCGCCTGCCATGCGATTGAAGCCGGTTTTCAAGTGGCGATGCTGGCCCCCACCGAGATTTTGGCCGAACAGCATTTTCAAAAACTCTCGGCTTGGTTAACGCCACTGGGCGTTAACGTGGTGTGGCTCACCGGCAGCCTAAAAGCCAAAGCCAAGCGCGAAGCGATTGCCGCCGCGAGCGATGGCAGCGCCCAATTACTGGTTGGCACGCACGCGATTTTTCAGGCCAGTGTGGCGTTTCAAAACCTGGGCTTGGCCATCGTCGACGAGCAACATCGCTTTGGTGTGCAGCAACGATTGGCGCTACGCGAAAAAGGCCAAAGCCCGCATCAACTGATGATGAGTGCCACGCCGATTCCGCGCACTTTGGCGATGAGTTTTTACGCTGATCTAGACGTCAGCGTGATTGATGAATTACCACCGGGGCGCACACCAATTATCACCAAGCTGATTTCTGACGCACGCCGCGATGAGGTGATCGAGCGCATTGCCGCCAAAGTGCTCGAAGGTCGGCAAGTGTATTGGGTTTGCCCATTAATCGAAGAATCAGAAACATTGCAATTACAAACCGCGGTCGACACCCACGCCCAACTCAGCGAAGAGCTCGAAGGAATTGCCGTTGGCTTATTACACGGCAAAATGAAACCCGAAGAAAAAGCCGCGACCATGGCCGCTTTTTCTCGCAATGAAATTCAAGTTTTAATCGCCACCACGGTAATCGAGGTCGGCGTTGATGTACCGAACGCCAGCTTAATGGTGATAGAGCACGCCGAGCGCATGGGTTTATCGCAATTACATCAATTACGCGGCCGCGTTGGCCGTGGCGCGCACGCCAGTTTGTGCATCTTGCTCTATACCACGCCACTCAGTGAGACTGCCAAAGCGCGATTAAAAGTGATTTTTGAGCACACCGATGGTTTTGAAATTGCCCGCCAAGATTTGCACATCCGTGGGCCGGGCGATATGGCCGGCATTAAGCAATCTGGCGTGCCGATGCTGCGTTTTGCCGACTTAGAAACCGATGCTGATTTACTTGAATTAGCCAGAGACAGCGCCGAAACCATATTGCAGCACCACGTCAATTTGGCTCAGCCACATCTTGATCGTTGGTTGCCCGGGCGCGAAGCGTTACTCAAAGTGTAA
- a CDS encoding YaiI/YqxD family protein, translating into MHTQQNLETNTHRKCHLWVDADACPVAIKDIMFRVAERLALPLTLVANQLVRVPPSAHIRAIQVAHGFDEADHWIVAQAQAGDLVITADIPLAARIIDKQAHALNPRGEFYSPENIRERLNMRDFMEELRGAGLQSGGPAAFSQSDKQAFAKALDRFLAQRAR; encoded by the coding sequence ATGCATACGCAGCAAAACTTAGAAACCAATACCCATAGAAAATGCCACCTTTGGGTCGATGCCGATGCCTGCCCGGTTGCCATTAAAGACATCATGTTTCGCGTCGCCGAGCGTTTAGCACTACCACTCACCTTGGTCGCCAATCAACTGGTGCGCGTGCCGCCGTCAGCGCATATTCGTGCCATTCAAGTGGCGCATGGTTTTGACGAAGCGGATCATTGGATTGTTGCCCAAGCCCAAGCGGGCGACTTGGTCATTACCGCCGACATTCCGCTGGCGGCGCGCATTATTGACAAACAGGCGCACGCGCTCAATCCACGCGGCGAGTTTTATTCGCCAGAAAACATCCGCGAACGACTCAATATGCGCGACTTTATGGAAGAACTACGCGGCGCCGGCCTGCAATCGGGCGGCCCAGCCGCATTTAGCCAAAGCGACAAACAAGCTTTTGCCAAAGCGCTGGATCGCTTCTTAGCGCAACGCGCCCGCTAA
- a CDS encoding patatin-like phospholipase family protein, which produces MNLFQNAQNVFKHLRPRLGTLIIVMMSSLMAACSTPPVAPPPTPAPKVKIGLALGGGAAKGFAHIGVIKMLEANGIQVEVVAGTSAGSVVGALYASGMDAFTLQERAFSLDESQIRDVNLLGGGLIKGQKLQDYVNQLVGNKAINQFAKPFAAVATELDTGKKIAFSRGNAGQAVRASSSIPGIFMPVSIANKKYVDGGVVSPVPVDAARDLGANFVIAVDISSKANNQTASTSTLGVMNQAIVIMGQKLGEQELARADIVIRPKVGKIGASDFDMKNVAILEGEKAALAMLPLIKQKLAERSKN; this is translated from the coding sequence ATGAACCTATTTCAAAATGCACAAAATGTCTTTAAGCACCTTCGCCCACGACTTGGCACACTCATCATTGTCATGATGAGTAGCCTCATGGCCGCGTGCAGTACGCCACCCGTCGCGCCACCGCCAACGCCCGCACCCAAAGTTAAAATCGGCCTTGCCCTCGGCGGCGGCGCAGCCAAAGGCTTTGCGCATATTGGCGTCATTAAAATGCTCGAAGCCAACGGCATTCAAGTGGAGGTGGTCGCCGGCACCAGCGCCGGCAGCGTTGTCGGCGCACTGTACGCCAGCGGCATGGATGCCTTTACCTTGCAAGAACGCGCATTTAGCCTAGATGAAAGCCAAATTCGCGACGTTAATTTACTCGGCGGCGGCTTAATCAAGGGGCAAAAACTGCAAGATTACGTCAACCAATTGGTTGGTAATAAAGCGATCAATCAGTTTGCCAAACCGTTTGCGGCAGTGGCCACCGAGCTCGACACTGGCAAAAAAATCGCCTTTAGCCGCGGCAATGCAGGACAAGCGGTGCGCGCATCAAGCAGCATTCCAGGGATTTTTATGCCGGTAAGCATAGCCAATAAAAAATACGTTGATGGCGGCGTAGTCAGCCCGGTGCCGGTCGACGCCGCACGCGACTTGGGCGCCAATTTTGTCATTGCGGTAGATATTTCCAGCAAAGCCAACAATCAAACCGCCAGCACCAGCACACTAGGGGTGATGAACCAAGCGATTGTGATCATGGGGCAAAAATTGGGTGAGCAAGAACTCGCTCGCGCTGACATTGTGATTCGCCCTAAAGTCGGCAAAATTGGCGCCAGCGATTTTGATATGAAAAATGTCGCCATTTTAGAAGGCGAAAAAGCCGCACTGGCGATGCTGCCTTTGATCAAACAAAAACTCGCCGAGCGCAGCAAAAACTAA